The region GAATTTTAGGTAATATCTCTACAAGTTTTTTTGCATTTTTAAAAGTTAAAACCCCACCTATTCCAAAATAAAAATTATGCTCTGCTAGGGGGAGTAAATGTTCACTAGCATTAAAACAGTGTAATACTCCACCTACTTCTTTGGCATTATGTTCAATAAGTATTTCTCTTGAATCATTAGATGCTTCTCTAATATGTACAATTAGAGGTTTATTTACTTTTTTTGCAAACTCAATTTGAGCTCTAAAAACCTCTTTTTGTTTATTTTTAGTATATTCTTTTTCAGCTTCATCTTCAGGGAGTCTAAAGTAATCTAACCCACATTCACCAATAGCAATACATTTAGGATGATTAACATATTTTTCTAATACTCTCTCATCATATTGTTCCATATCAT is a window of Halarcobacter sp. DNA encoding:
- a CDS encoding TatD family hydrolase; the protein is MIIDTHCHLDNKQYYEDIDEVIKRALEHGVKGFLIPGADYDDLPQAIKLAEKYDEVYFAVGTHPYDMEQYDERVLEKYVNHPKCIAIGECGLDYFRLPEDEAEKEYTKNKQKEVFRAQIEFAKKVNKPLIVHIREASNDSREILIEHNAKEVGGVLHCFNASEHLLPLAEHNFYFGIGGVLTFKNAKKLVEILPKIPKEKIIIETDGPYLTPHPHRGKRNEPFYTTFVADKISELLHMERQEVEDLTTNNAKTLFKQFSKII